In one Nostoc sp. KVJ3 genomic region, the following are encoded:
- a CDS encoding PEP-CTERM sorting domain-containing protein (PEP-CTERM proteins occur, often in large numbers, in the proteomes of bacteria that also encode an exosortase, a predicted intramembrane cysteine proteinase. The presence of a PEP-CTERM domain at a protein's C-terminus predicts cleavage within the sorting domain, followed by covalent anchoring to some some component of the (usually Gram-negative) cell surface. Many PEP-CTERM proteins exhibit an unusual sequence composition that includes large numbers of potential glycosylation sites. Expression of one such protein has been shown restore the ability of a bacterium to form floc, a type of biofilm.): MKNLAQISLATLATISGLVFGTMESASALSWNWNYSGTGIAASGTFTTNDTPNDLGFYLISGITGTRNGETITGLQPSGTAIPGNEPFNVDNLISLNTQQLRDEGFGYSTSGGSYASPFFASFLPTPAYLEVFSAPPIIPGFENLGLEDSELPINFSATIITVPEPTSILSLFVLGTLGASSALKRQKLSKFTYKKLEKAS; the protein is encoded by the coding sequence ATGAAAAATCTAGCTCAAATATCGCTCGCAACCCTTGCCACAATATCTGGATTAGTTTTCGGGACAATGGAATCTGCCTCTGCTTTAAGTTGGAACTGGAATTATTCTGGTACTGGTATAGCAGCAAGCGGTACTTTTACCACTAATGACACTCCTAACGATTTAGGTTTTTACCTGATTTCAGGAATTACTGGTACGCGAAATGGTGAAACAATTACCGGTCTGCAACCTAGCGGTACTGCAATACCAGGAAATGAACCTTTTAATGTTGACAATTTAATTAGTCTTAATACTCAGCAGTTAAGAGATGAAGGTTTTGGGTATTCCACTTCAGGAGGAAGTTATGCTAGTCCGTTTTTCGCTAGTTTTTTGCCGACACCAGCTTATTTAGAGGTTTTTTCTGCGCCGCCAATAATACCAGGTTTTGAAAATTTGGGATTGGAAGATAGTGAGTTACCCATTAATTTTTCTGCAACCATAATCACTGTCCCTGAACCCACCTCTATCTTGAGCTTATTCGTCCTTGGTACTCTCGGCGCTAGTTCAGCCCTGAAACGTCAGAAGTTATCTAAATTCACTTACAAGAAGCTCGAAAAAGCTTCCTAA
- a CDS encoding BMP family ABC transporter substrate-binding protein: MDRRNFLKYVTLAGSSFALTSCVQGKNSKSQGEESPSASPVAVNEPLKVGFVYMGPVGDFGWTYAHDLGRRDMEANLNDKVKTTFVENVNEGADAERVIRQLALDGNKLIFTTSFGYMNPTIKVAKDFGDVIFEHCAGYKRAANVGTYLGRFEEPRYLTGMIAGKMTKSNVVGFIGTYPIPEVIRGINAFTQGVQITNPQAKVKVLWVQSWYNPAKEREAAQALANLGADVLTQHTDSSAVVQLAEEKGIYAFGYNTDMSKFGQKAHLTSAINKWGKFYTDKALAVMSNTWKSQNVWDGIGEGMVDISPMNPAIPADVEELVNAKRDEFIQGTAHPFDGPVKDQKGVVRVPKGKVLDNRGQLAMDWYVEGIEGSIPKRKS, encoded by the coding sequence ATGGATCGTCGGAATTTTCTAAAGTATGTCACTTTAGCAGGATCTAGCTTTGCTTTAACAAGTTGTGTTCAAGGCAAAAATTCCAAATCGCAGGGTGAGGAGTCTCCCTCAGCATCGCCTGTGGCGGTAAATGAACCTCTGAAGGTGGGATTTGTTTATATGGGCCCTGTGGGTGATTTTGGCTGGACTTATGCCCATGATTTAGGTCGCAGAGACATGGAAGCAAATCTTAATGATAAGGTAAAAACTACCTTTGTTGAAAATGTCAACGAAGGTGCTGATGCTGAAAGGGTGATTCGCCAACTAGCATTAGATGGTAACAAGTTGATTTTTACAACTTCTTTTGGGTACATGAACCCAACAATTAAAGTTGCCAAGGACTTTGGTGATGTAATCTTTGAACATTGTGCAGGATACAAACGTGCTGCTAATGTTGGCACTTATTTAGGACGCTTTGAAGAACCGCGATACTTAACCGGTATGATTGCTGGCAAGATGACAAAATCAAATGTAGTTGGTTTTATTGGTACATACCCAATTCCAGAAGTAATTCGTGGAATCAATGCATTTACTCAAGGAGTACAGATAACAAATCCCCAAGCAAAAGTTAAGGTACTTTGGGTACAAAGTTGGTACAACCCTGCTAAAGAAAGAGAAGCGGCTCAAGCTTTGGCAAATTTAGGTGCAGATGTACTGACGCAACATACTGATTCTAGTGCTGTTGTTCAATTAGCTGAAGAAAAAGGCATTTATGCTTTTGGCTACAACACTGATATGAGTAAGTTTGGTCAAAAAGCTCACCTAACATCAGCTATTAACAAATGGGGCAAATTCTATACAGATAAAGCCTTGGCTGTAATGAGTAATACTTGGAAATCTCAAAACGTTTGGGATGGCATTGGTGAAGGAATGGTGGATATTTCACCGATGAATCCAGCAATTCCGGCGGATGTTGAAGAACTGGTAAATGCGAAGCGCGATGAGTTTATTCAGGGTACTGCACATCCTTTTGACGGCCCGGTGAAAGATCAAAAAGGAGTAGTGCGAGTGCCCAAGGGTAAAGTGTTGGACAATCGAGGACAATTGGCAATGGATTGGTATGTTGAGGGAATTGAAGGCTCAATTCCTAAGAGAAAATCCTAG
- a CDS encoding phytochelatin synthase family protein yields the protein MDLDNLSQISKRDLEIIQLHQFQQPIFCCNVTAIAYAFTALGYLTTVDEIFYATQLPIASVLDDGMTLAETYDTCRTYIEVKKLPLSIRVEHFDKPSMTLEAFIREVEAAVCDETDVHILNFNTRIAHENPSLEGGHFSLLADYDPDTQEITIADTNPKRYTRFWKCPIQRIYAACVDKDSSSNRSRGMIVLRRKEKTGNGVVHPAEIALNALHSDND from the coding sequence ATGGATCTTGATAATCTATCTCAAATCTCGAAACGAGACTTGGAAATCATTCAACTACATCAGTTTCAACAACCTATCTTCTGTTGCAATGTCACTGCAATTGCCTATGCTTTTACCGCCTTGGGATATTTGACGACTGTTGATGAGATTTTTTATGCAACCCAACTGCCGATCGCATCGGTTTTAGATGATGGCATGACATTAGCAGAAACCTACGACACCTGTCGAACTTACATTGAAGTCAAAAAATTACCTCTATCCATTCGGGTAGAGCATTTTGATAAACCGAGTATGACCCTGGAAGCATTCATCCGAGAAGTTGAGGCCGCCGTTTGTGATGAAACTGATGTCCACATTCTTAACTTCAATACCCGTATTGCCCATGAAAATCCAAGTTTAGAAGGTGGTCACTTCTCCTTATTGGCAGACTATGACCCGGACACTCAAGAAATCACCATTGCCGATACAAACCCCAAACGGTATACTCGATTTTGGAAATGCCCAATTCAGCGTATATATGCTGCTTGCGTGGATAAGGATTCTTCATCGAATCGTTCTCGTGGCATGATCGTGCTTCGCAGAAAGGAGAAAACAGGTAACGGAGTGGTTCATCCAGCAGAAATCGCCTTGAACGCTCTCCATTCTGACAATGATTGA
- a CDS encoding ATP-binding sensor histidine kinase, producing the protein MPENRVDVPGYQISEKIYTSNRTLVYRGWREADQTPVIIKLLKNSYPNLIELAQFKNQYTIAKILNVPGVVRIYSLESCQNRPALILEDFGGISLKEYSASWRQGFRNVESQKNLSHSFPHFLSEFLQIAIAIADILADLYHHQIIHKDIKPANILINPTTKQVKLIDFSIASLLPKVNQVSTSPTVLEGTLAYLSPEQTGRMNRGIDYRTDFYSLGVTFYELLAGQLPFQSDDLMELVHCHLAKQPPLLGNVGEENVINREEIPQVVCDIVMKLMAKNAEDRYQSALGLKHDLQICLDQLQETGNIIPFKLGQRDVCDRFVIPEKLYGRELEVLILLATFERVRQGTAEMMLVAGSSGIGKTAIVNEVHKPITRQRGYFIKGKFDQFNRNIPFFALVQAFRDLMAQLLTESDAQIHQWKTQILSTLGESGQVIIEVIPELERIIGKQPSLPELSGSAVQSRFNLLFQKFIQVFTTQEHPLVIFLDDLQWADSASLKLMHLLMSEASKSYLLVIGAYRDNEVSSAHPLMLTIEEMRQEAIKVSSIILSNLTQADLNQLIADTLKYSAEEAIAIANLVYQKTRGNPFFTNQFLKSLHEDGLIAFASRTGDWQCNLAQIRALSFTEDIVEFVALQFQKLRSQTQDVLKLAACIGNQFDLETLSLVYEKSPAQTAADLWPALKDGLISPSGKEYTFFQDESAVIDNLTNDNTSITITYKFLHDRIQQAAYSLIPAHQKPATHLKIGQLLLNNTPETEQELLIFEIVNQLNIGIELIASQGDRDRLAQLNLLAAKKAKSSTAYQVAIEYLTTGIRLLRDDCWQSQDELALALHESAADAAYLSGAYEQMEQLAQIVIQQAKTPLDRVGIYETKIQAYTAKNDVLGAIAIARQGMSEFGVVFPETPTPQDIQQALQETAALINGRNISDLVDLPVMVAADRLAVTRIVANVAPAVYIAEPNLFPLLILSQVQASIKYGNAPFSAFCYACYGILLSGILQDIETADRVGNLALALTDKFNISNIKPTVFYVVGAFITYLKSPLQKSLQLMLEGYKIALETGNVYYVGFNTKDICQYSYFLGRELNSLEQEIRAYSHVLENFKQGTTLNYCRIFWQAVLNLQGLGENPCIITGEVLNEAEFVTQLVQANELTGLHYFFLHKLILCYLFENLSQAVETAAQAREYLIAGTGYATVPMFYFYDSLTAIAEYRVATDSRRQTLLERVAANQEKMQTWAHHAPMNYLHKFELVKAEECRVLGLMARAVDLYDRAIAGAKVNRYIQEEALANELAARFYLEWNKESLAQIYLENAYYTYLAWGAIAKVNQLEHQYSQLLLKVYYKDEIGSSTLSTTIGFNHTSSTGTEALDLATVMKASHALAGEIELEKLLTTLMQVVIENAGAEKSVLLLLQEDNWIVAAQKNSQAIVKEEQLLPRATYTPENLGIINLHSLHSLPLSDSQDIPKAVVNYVSRTCETLVLDDARRETTFANDPYIIQWQPKSLLCTPIHNRGLLIGILYLENSLTTGAFTQNRLEILRLLTAQAAISLQNAMLYNNLAVAKAQLEDYNHTLEQKVQQRTLELNDKNQHLSETLEELQHTQSQLIQTEKMSSLGQMVAGVAHEINNPINFIYGNLTYTNEYCQNLLHLIEQYQHYYPQPFAEIQEELEAIDLNFLKSDLKKLLQSMKVGADRIRQIVLSLRNFSRLDEAEKKDVNIHEGIDSTLLILHHRLEEKTHRPAINVIKEYAQLPEVNCYASQINQVFMNVLSNAIDALDSLFTTEYRQTKIPTIQIRTKITDANTITIQIADNGVGMCEKVKQHLFDPFFTTKPIGTGTGLGLSISHSIVEKHGGQLSVISEPGEGAEFSVSIPLHPL; encoded by the coding sequence ATGCCAGAGAATCGAGTTGATGTTCCCGGCTATCAGATTAGTGAAAAAATTTACACAAGCAATCGCACCCTGGTTTACCGAGGTTGGCGAGAAGCTGACCAAACTCCTGTGATCATTAAACTTCTAAAAAATTCTTATCCTAATCTGATTGAGTTGGCTCAATTTAAGAATCAGTATACGATCGCCAAAATATTAAATGTTCCTGGGGTTGTTCGGATCTATAGCTTGGAGAGTTGTCAAAATAGACCCGCCCTGATTCTAGAAGACTTTGGGGGAATTTCTTTGAAGGAGTATTCCGCCTCTTGGAGACAGGGATTCAGAAATGTCGAAAGTCAAAAAAACCTTTCACACTCCTTTCCTCATTTTTTGAGCGAGTTTCTCCAGATTGCGATCGCAATTGCTGATATCCTGGCCGATCTCTACCATCACCAAATCATCCACAAGGATATCAAACCCGCTAATATTCTGATCAATCCTACCACCAAGCAAGTTAAGCTTATTGACTTTAGCATTGCTTCACTGCTACCAAAAGTTAACCAAGTTTCAACCAGTCCGACTGTTTTAGAAGGAACCCTCGCTTATCTCTCCCCGGAACAAACGGGGCGAATGAATCGGGGAATTGATTATCGCACTGACTTTTATTCTCTCGGAGTTACTTTCTATGAACTGTTAGCAGGGCAATTGCCATTTCAATCGGATGATTTGATGGAATTGGTGCATTGTCATCTAGCGAAGCAACCACCACTTTTAGGAAACGTGGGAGAGGAAAATGTTATTAACAGAGAAGAGATTCCCCAAGTTGTCTGCGATATCGTGATGAAATTGATGGCGAAGAATGCTGAAGATCGCTATCAGAGTGCATTAGGACTAAAACACGATCTGCAAATTTGTTTAGATCAATTGCAGGAAACCGGGAATATTATCCCATTTAAGCTAGGGCAAAGGGACGTTTGCGATCGCTTTGTCATTCCCGAAAAACTCTATGGGCGAGAACTAGAAGTCTTAATCCTCCTAGCAACCTTTGAGCGGGTACGCCAGGGAACTGCTGAAATGATGCTTGTGGCAGGTTCTTCTGGCATTGGGAAAACGGCAATTGTCAACGAAGTTCACAAACCAATCACCCGTCAGCGCGGATATTTTATCAAGGGCAAATTCGATCAATTTAATCGGAATATTCCCTTTTTTGCTTTGGTGCAAGCATTTCGGGATTTAATGGCCCAACTGCTGACAGAAAGCGATGCTCAAATTCACCAGTGGAAGACTCAAATTTTATCTACATTGGGTGAAAGTGGTCAAGTGATTATTGAGGTGATTCCAGAACTCGAACGAATCATTGGTAAACAGCCCTCTCTGCCAGAATTATCGGGGAGTGCTGTCCAAAGCCGCTTCAATTTGCTGTTTCAGAAATTCATTCAAGTATTCACAACCCAAGAGCATCCTCTGGTCATTTTTCTCGATGATTTACAGTGGGCAGACTCGGCTTCTTTAAAGCTGATGCATTTGTTGATGAGTGAAGCCAGCAAGTCTTATTTGCTAGTGATTGGCGCATATCGAGATAATGAAGTTTCCTCTGCCCATCCCCTGATGTTGACCATTGAAGAGATGCGTCAAGAGGCGATTAAAGTTAGTAGTATTATCCTTTCTAACCTGACTCAAGCCGACCTGAATCAACTGATTGCAGATACGCTCAAATATTCAGCAGAAGAAGCAATAGCGATCGCTAATCTAGTGTATCAAAAGACTAGAGGTAATCCATTTTTCACTAACCAATTTCTCAAATCGCTCCATGAAGATGGGTTGATCGCCTTTGCCAGCAGAACAGGCGATTGGCAGTGCAATCTGGCTCAAATCCGAGCGCTTTCTTTTACAGAAGATATTGTCGAGTTTGTGGCGTTGCAATTCCAGAAATTGCGATCGCAGACTCAGGATGTTCTTAAACTAGCTGCTTGTATCGGCAATCAGTTTGATTTAGAAACCCTATCGCTCGTTTATGAAAAATCTCCAGCCCAAACCGCAGCAGATTTGTGGCCAGCCCTCAAGGATGGATTAATCTCACCCAGTGGGAAAGAGTATACATTTTTTCAAGATGAATCTGCTGTCATAGATAATTTGACAAATGACAACACATCAATAACTATTACCTACAAATTTCTCCACGATCGCATTCAACAAGCAGCTTATTCATTAATTCCAGCCCATCAAAAACCAGCAACGCACCTCAAGATTGGTCAATTACTGTTGAACAATACCCCGGAAACTGAGCAAGAATTGCTGATTTTTGAAATTGTCAATCAATTGAATATTGGCATAGAACTGATCGCATCTCAGGGCGATCGCGATCGACTGGCACAACTCAACCTACTGGCGGCAAAAAAAGCCAAGTCTTCCACTGCTTACCAAGTAGCAATTGAGTATTTAACTACCGGGATTCGTTTATTGAGAGATGACTGTTGGCAAAGCCAGGATGAATTGGCTCTAGCACTGCACGAATCAGCCGCCGATGCTGCTTATCTTAGTGGTGCTTATGAACAGATGGAGCAATTAGCTCAAATAGTTATCCAGCAAGCCAAAACTCCACTAGATCGAGTCGGCATTTACGAAACCAAAATCCAGGCGTATACAGCTAAAAATGATGTGCTGGGTGCGATCGCGATCGCTCGTCAGGGAATGAGTGAGTTTGGTGTGGTTTTCCCAGAAACACCTACCCCACAGGATATTCAGCAAGCCCTGCAAGAAACTGCTGCCTTGATTAACGGTCGTAACATTAGCGACTTAGTTGACTTACCTGTAATGGTCGCCGCAGATAGGCTAGCAGTTACCCGAATTGTAGCAAACGTTGCTCCAGCCGTATACATTGCCGAGCCAAATCTGTTTCCATTACTTATTTTGTCTCAAGTCCAAGCATCTATTAAGTATGGCAATGCCCCATTTTCTGCCTTTTGTTATGCCTGTTATGGCATTCTCTTGAGCGGAATTCTTCAGGATATTGAAACAGCCGATCGAGTCGGCAACCTGGCCTTGGCACTAACTGACAAATTTAATATTAGCAACATCAAACCCACAGTATTTTATGTTGTGGGTGCTTTTATCACCTATTTAAAGTCTCCACTGCAAAAATCTTTGCAGTTGATGCTGGAGGGTTACAAGATTGCCCTAGAAACCGGAAACGTCTACTACGTAGGCTTCAATACCAAAGACATCTGCCAGTATTCTTATTTTCTGGGTCGAGAGTTGAACTCATTAGAGCAAGAAATCCGGGCTTACAGTCATGTTTTAGAAAATTTTAAGCAAGGCACAACCCTTAACTACTGCCGCATTTTCTGGCAAGCAGTTTTGAATTTGCAAGGGCTGGGTGAGAATCCTTGTATAATTACAGGCGAGGTACTTAACGAAGCAGAATTTGTGACTCAACTGGTTCAAGCTAATGAATTAACCGGACTTCACTATTTCTTCCTCCACAAGTTGATTCTCTGTTATCTGTTTGAAAATCTCTCGCAAGCAGTGGAAACAGCCGCTCAAGCTAGAGAATATCTAATTGCAGGTACGGGTTATGCAACTGTGCCGATGTTTTATTTTTATGATTCACTGACAGCTATAGCAGAGTATCGTGTAGCTACGGACTCTCGCCGCCAAACATTATTAGAACGGGTTGCAGCAAACCAAGAAAAGATGCAGACATGGGCACACCACGCACCCATGAATTATTTGCACAAATTTGAATTAGTGAAAGCCGAAGAATGCCGAGTTTTGGGACTGATGGCGCGGGCAGTGGATCTTTACGATCGCGCGATCGCTGGGGCAAAAGTCAATAGATATATTCAGGAAGAAGCTCTTGCAAATGAACTGGCTGCCCGATTTTATTTAGAATGGAACAAAGAGTCACTAGCTCAAATTTACCTAGAAAATGCCTATTACACTTACCTCGCCTGGGGAGCGATCGCCAAAGTTAATCAGTTAGAACATCAATATTCTCAATTATTGCTTAAGGTCTATTACAAAGATGAAATTGGTTCTTCAACCCTCAGCACTACAATCGGATTCAACCACACTAGTTCCACTGGGACTGAAGCCTTAGATTTGGCAACAGTGATGAAAGCTTCTCATGCACTAGCTGGAGAAATTGAGTTAGAAAAGCTATTGACAACCCTGATGCAGGTTGTAATTGAAAATGCTGGGGCTGAAAAATCAGTCCTTCTGCTGCTTCAAGAGGATAATTGGATAGTTGCGGCTCAAAAAAACAGTCAAGCGATCGTTAAAGAGGAACAACTTCTACCACGGGCTACGTATACGCCTGAAAATCTGGGGATAATTAACCTGCACTCCCTGCACTCCCTTCCCCTTTCAGACAGTCAGGATATCCCTAAAGCGGTTGTGAACTATGTATCGCGTACCTGCGAAACCTTAGTACTAGATGATGCTCGCAGAGAAACCACCTTCGCCAACGATCCCTACATCATTCAATGGCAACCGAAAAGCTTGCTATGTACGCCTATTCACAATCGGGGTCTGCTGATTGGTATCCTATATCTAGAGAACAGTTTAACTACTGGAGCCTTTACTCAAAACCGTCTTGAGATATTACGACTGCTCACAGCACAAGCTGCCATCTCTCTACAAAATGCCATGTTGTATAACAATCTCGCTGTAGCAAAAGCCCAACTAGAGGACTACAACCATACCTTGGAGCAAAAGGTGCAGCAGAGAACTCTGGAGTTAAATGATAAAAATCAGCATCTCTCGGAAACTTTAGAAGAACTACAACACACCCAAAGCCAACTGATTCAAACTGAAAAAATGTCTTCATTAGGACAAATGGTAGCAGGTGTTGCCCACGAAATTAATAACCCGATTAACTTTATCTATGGCAACCTCACTTATACCAATGAATATTGTCAAAATTTGCTGCACCTAATTGAACAATATCAGCACTACTATCCTCAACCATTTGCTGAGATTCAAGAAGAATTAGAGGCAATAGATTTAAACTTCCTCAAGTCAGACCTAAAAAAATTGCTGCAATCAATGAAAGTGGGGGCGGATCGCATCCGCCAAATTGTCCTTTCTCTCCGCAATTTCTCGCGCCTGGATGAGGCTGAGAAGAAAGATGTCAATATTCATGAAGGCATCGATAGCACTTTGTTAATTTTACACCACCGTCTAGAAGAGAAAACACACCGCCCCGCAATCAATGTGATTAAGGAATATGCACAGTTGCCAGAAGTCAATTGCTATGCCAGTCAAATCAATCAAGTATTTATGAATGTTCTCAGCAATGCTATTGATGCCTTAGATTCATTATTTACAACTGAATATAGACAAACAAAAATTCCCACTATCCAAATCCGTACCAAAATAACTGATGCCAATACAATAACTATTCAGATTGCAGATAATGGAGTTGGGATGTGTGAAAAGGTGAAACAGCACCTATTTGACCCATTTTTTACAACAAAACCTATTGGCACAGGAACCGGCTTAGGATTATCGATTAGTCACTCTATTGTGGAAAAACATGGAGGACAACTAAGTGTAATATCCGAACCAGGAGAAGGAGCGGAGTTTTCCGTCTCTATACCCTTACATCCACTATAG
- a CDS encoding molybdopterin-dependent oxidoreductase translates to MDEFSKNLKYKTMNYVGMIAKFPLGVHELKSFITPENHLFVLSHMGIPAIDIEQWKLKVSGLVEQNLELSYQNLLNLEYRELTVFHQCSGNPLEPKVPTRTISNVTWGGVSLREILNQLQVKSSARYVWFVGTDYGIYEGVSSDSYIKDIPIAKALDNDVLLAYKLNGEFLSAERGFPLRLVVPGYYGTNFVKWLSHIYVTDRRSPGTFTTTFYNEQVGGDDATLKPVWEVAPESAIVYPCQNEVLYLQAQTHWGWAWACNGIQSVDVSTDGGITWQAAEVEARLQYAWQRFTFQWTPLTPGKYSLMSRATDYDGVIQPIQGERNAIYTVAVTVKEATN, encoded by the coding sequence ATGGATGAATTTAGCAAAAATTTAAAATACAAAACCATGAACTACGTTGGAATGATTGCAAAGTTTCCATTGGGTGTTCATGAACTCAAGTCTTTTATTACTCCTGAAAACCATCTGTTCGTTCTCAGTCACATGGGAATCCCAGCCATTGATATCGAACAATGGAAGTTAAAAGTTTCGGGATTAGTAGAGCAAAATCTTGAGTTGTCATATCAGAATTTACTGAATCTGGAATATCGAGAATTAACTGTTTTTCACCAATGTTCAGGTAATCCGCTTGAACCTAAAGTGCCGACAAGAACCATTAGTAATGTTACATGGGGTGGAGTTTCGCTGAGAGAAATCCTTAATCAATTGCAAGTTAAATCGTCAGCCCGTTATGTCTGGTTTGTAGGAACTGATTATGGTATTTACGAGGGAGTTTCTAGCGATTCATATATTAAAGATATTCCGATCGCAAAAGCATTAGATAATGATGTGCTTCTGGCGTACAAGCTGAACGGTGAATTTCTGTCAGCAGAGCGGGGTTTTCCTTTGCGGCTGGTGGTTCCAGGCTACTATGGCACTAACTTTGTCAAGTGGCTCTCACATATTTATGTCACAGATCGGCGATCGCCAGGAACCTTTACAACAACCTTCTATAATGAGCAAGTTGGAGGCGATGATGCAACCTTAAAACCTGTTTGGGAAGTTGCACCAGAATCTGCGATCGTTTATCCTTGTCAAAATGAGGTGTTATATCTTCAAGCTCAAACACATTGGGGTTGGGCATGGGCATGTAACGGCATCCAGTCAGTAGATGTTAGTACCGATGGTGGCATCACCTGGCAAGCCGCTGAAGTTGAAGCACGGTTGCAATATGCATGGCAACGATTTACCTTTCAATGGACTCCACTAACGCCAGGAAAATATAGCTTAATGAGCCGAGCCACTGACTACGATGGAGTAATTCAACCGATTCAGGGAGAGCGTAATGCTATTTATACAGTAGCAGTGACTGTTAAAGAAGCCACGAATTAA
- a CDS encoding acyl--CoA ligase, producing the protein MNLFKLLAGEDNHLALVTPGGRSLTYQQLRENIVGLVSQLNSFGLKGGDRIAIAMTNGSPMAITFLATALCGTAAPLNPKYKQEEFAFYYEDTQANALITLSEQPEAAIAAIAPDMMLINAKVNADGTLSFELVKTGSKPIESSNSAPPSADDLAMILHTSGTTSRPKRVPIRHRNLIASANNIISAYSLTAADTTLGLMPLFHVHGLVGCLLSTLASGGTLICPNGFNALEFWKLVDIYKPTWYSAAPTMHQTILARASRNTEIVKANRFRFIRSSSASLPPIIIEQLETTLNAPVVESYSMTEASHLMTTNPLPPKVRKPGSVGYGFGVDVGIMDSQDKLLSQGSLGEVVVKAPNVIDGYENNPEANATAFVNGWFRTGDQGTVDADGYLHLTGRIKELINRGGEKISPLEVDDVLLRHPAVAEALAFAVPHKSLGEDIHAAVVLKGEVDEKELLAHCSTMLADFKVPKQIHILEQLPRGATGKLQRLAMAKLLNIG; encoded by the coding sequence ATGAACTTATTTAAGCTTTTAGCAGGGGAAGACAATCATTTAGCCTTAGTTACACCTGGGGGGCGATCGCTAACTTATCAGCAATTGCGCGAAAATATTGTTGGACTGGTATCGCAACTCAACAGCTTTGGATTGAAAGGGGGAGATCGCATTGCCATTGCTATGACTAATGGTTCACCTATGGCTATCACCTTTTTGGCTACCGCCTTGTGTGGTACTGCTGCACCCCTAAATCCCAAATACAAGCAAGAAGAATTTGCCTTCTACTATGAAGATACTCAAGCAAATGCACTGATTACCTTGTCTGAGCAACCAGAAGCAGCTATTGCCGCGATCGCGCCTGATATGATGCTGATTAATGCCAAGGTAAACGCTGACGGCACATTAAGCTTTGAATTAGTCAAAACAGGCTCAAAACCAATAGAATCATCTAATTCCGCACCCCCTAGCGCCGACGATTTGGCGATGATTCTCCATACTAGCGGCACTACCAGCCGTCCGAAACGCGTACCGATTCGTCATCGCAACTTAATCGCCTCAGCCAACAACATTATTAGTGCTTACTCACTCACAGCAGCTGATACGACACTGGGCTTAATGCCCCTGTTCCACGTTCACGGATTGGTGGGCTGTTTGCTGTCAACTCTAGCATCGGGCGGCACATTAATTTGTCCCAATGGTTTTAATGCCCTAGAGTTTTGGAAACTGGTAGATATCTACAAACCTACTTGGTATTCCGCAGCGCCAACCATGCACCAGACAATTTTGGCCCGCGCTAGCCGGAACACAGAAATTGTCAAAGCTAACCGCTTTCGTTTTATTCGCTCTAGTAGCGCTTCCTTGCCTCCGATTATTATTGAACAGCTAGAGACAACTCTCAACGCTCCTGTGGTGGAATCTTACAGCATGACTGAAGCATCCCACTTAATGACCACCAATCCCCTACCGCCAAAAGTGCGGAAACCAGGTAGTGTAGGTTATGGCTTTGGTGTGGATGTCGGCATTATGGACTCCCAAGACAAGCTATTATCTCAGGGAAGCTTGGGCGAGGTGGTGGTAAAAGCACCCAATGTCATTGATGGCTATGAAAACAACCCAGAAGCTAACGCTACAGCTTTTGTCAACGGTTGGTTCCGCACAGGAGATCAAGGTACTGTGGATGCAGACGGCTATCTCCATTTGACTGGACGGATTAAAGAATTGATTAACCGGGGTGGAGAAAAAATTTCTCCTTTGGAAGTGGATGATGTTTTGCTGCGTCATCCCGCCGTCGCTGAAGCTTTAGCTTTTGCTGTTCCTCACAAATCTTTAGGTGAAGATATCCACGCTGCTGTTGTTCTCAAGGGAGAAGTTGACGAAAAAGAACTTTTAGCTCACTGTTCAACTATGTTGGCAGACTTCAAAGTTCCAAAGCAAATTCATATTTTAGAGCAATTACCTCGTGGTGCTACCGGGAAACTGCAACGGTTGGCGATGGCGAAATTGCTTAACATCGGCTAA